The genomic DNA CtccttttacttttcaaatttcaaatttcaaattttaggtccaatttttaacaattataaaattatttgttaaattcaaatttattataatgctattttttaattacattactactaagttttttttatttcaaaatgtcacacaaaaaatttaaatttaaatctaggtaaaaataatttaagtttatttgttttgtttttaaccTAATAAAATATCAGGTCAGTAGTTTGCACATGATTTAACGGAAAATTGTGTCACATAAATAATGGTTTATTGAAGTGTGAGAATTGAATCAAAACTAAATTTTGATGCATTCAAGTGGACTAAATTAATGTTGATGTCTATCATTGCAAATTGCATCAAAGTTCGTGTATAATTTTAGTATTTATCTCTTTtactaaaatacaaaaatatcttAAAAACTGCACATTCGTTCATTTATGCTATTATTTAAGCCATTGATTGAGTTATTATCACGAGTCAATCGGGCACTAACtttgttaaaaaaattacaaaaatatcctTTCGCATTTAAACTAAGTTATATTGTTTGAAGTTACTTTAGTCATTTTATTTATAaggaaacaataaaaatatatatattacgaTATTTAAACTCACATAAATTACATTAACAAAtacttaaaattttcattcaaccAATGCTctattttgatttttatatatatatatatatattatgcataattaattATTTCCATCAATTGcatatttatactattattttagTCCTTATTAAGTTGGTGTCGCAAATCAACCGGACACCAATTCGATTAGGAAAATTACAcaatatttttgtatttaaaataagtaatattatttaagggtactttaatatttttaaattctaataaaatttacatataataaaatttgaacCATTTAAagcaataaaatattaatattaccactaaaccataattttattttaatataatatttaaaaattaattttagtaTAATCTTCTATTACCTTCATCAATTGTATATATTCTCATTGATTGAGTTGATTGAATTGATGTCGGACATAAACATAACACTAATTCAAGATTTATAACAATACCAtacattatttttaatattatatgtgtcatgtcatattcaaaataatactATAATTTAAAAACTTCAATACATTCCTTTTAAGTAATTTCCTCCGCGATAACTCTCAGCACTAAAGTCAAGAAttttgataataatataaatacgttaatgatttattttatttaattttaacaaaTGTAGACTTTTGCATATTATTTTGTATCTACGATCATATCATAATCAAAATTATCgaatttttaaagaaaagaaCCTGAGtaatattatatcatatatgaTTTAATGATAAAAATACAAAAACTTTCTTGAAAACCATGGACCAAAAATAACTAAACAATAAAATTCTAGAAATTATAAATAAAACAGAACAGAATAAATACCTATTATGTAATTGTTCTATAATTGACACTAGCCACAACAGGAAACCGAAGTGTAAAAGGCATAGAAAAAGAATATATCACACAGTTCAAAAGCAAGCGCAAAGATGTGCTTTTAGTTAGCAGCCAAATCTTCATACTGCCATGGGTTGAATTCAGTGGACTTAATGTCAATCTCCTCACTGCTACTCGAGCCATCTATGGCAGCTCGGTGTTCGGTATACTTGCCGTTGTATTGATAAACTTCCAAGTCACCCCAAGGTGTAGCAGCAACTTCGTTGGCGAAGTCAAACCATTTAGGCGTGAATTTATGGCCCTTTTCCTCCCTGTTTTTCTTTTCAGCTCTCTGTATTTCCTCCAAACTGCTCAACAAAAAGAGAGATTATATGAATTTGAAAGTGAAAAGTGGCATAACAGAAAAAAGGAACACTAATTCTGAAAGAATTACAACAACATAACCTGTTTCACCTCTATTAACAACGCTCATACAATCAGCAACATGTATATGTGCATAAATAAACATAAATTCCAAAATCTAGTTTGAGGTGGAGGGGGAGAAACCTGCTCTTTTCAAAGCCTGCCTTAGAGAGGTCACCCTGCTCTAGTGCATATCTGTCGGGACGTAGGCGAGAATCAGATGCCAATAGCTTCTTTGGAGCAGTATCAAAGCTGTTAATCTTATGCGCAAAATGTGTGTACTGGAATTTATCATTTTTTGGAGCATCAGCAAGTTTCCATGCCTGCATAACAGCAACAGAGTAACGACAAGCAGTTCAGTACTGGGGGCATAATCTTTTCTGTACTACTTAAAGCGTCACAAATTATTAGCAAATGTAAGCATATTAGTCCTCGACTGCTTCAATTTTGAAATCAAAACACTCATCATGTCAATAGAGAAAATGTTATAATATGTAAACAAAACTTTCAACATCGCAGATAAAATACTACTGAAACCAGGCACCAGGCCTCTCTTGTTCATTGCTAGAAGCAGCACCATTTATTTAACATGTCTGAAGCTATTGAGAAAAGTAATACGTATGATACTTGGAAAACAAATCTGTTTTCACCATTCTGACAGGAAATCTTGTCTCAAAAGTCCAAAGTTAATAACTACGGGGGAAGGCTCAGCATGAATAAATTGCTTTCTGATTAAGAATCCCATGTAAAGAAACATCATTCTTTGTTCTGGTAATTTTTTGACAGGAAAAAAAGAATATTCCAGAATACAAGCATCAAAAGAACTAAGAGAGTGTTTCCGAGAAGAATAAAAGATGAAAACAACTCAGAGATGCTGAAAAAGACTAACCTCCTTTAGTTCAGTGCCTGGAAGTGGTTCCCCTTCACTATCACAAGGTTGATAACTCATTGACTCATTCCATTTCCCAGTCATCAATATCTTTGGCTCCTCAGCGGAATTATACACGTATCCATCAATCTCATACCGGCCAGCTCTGTGAACAAGCAAGACCTAATgttaaattgtgaagtgaaatccTTTCAAGATTTTGatgaaccattttttttttctttttcggtcTTCAAAGAATATGGAGAGAAAAAGACACTGGCAATTTGTGCCTACATATGCAGATGAATAGTAATTTCTCGTAATAGAACTATACCCAAACCAACCACACGGTTGAAAATATAGCACGGCTTTGTCGCCTGTTGTCAAGTTTGTCATGATCATCTCCCCTGATGAGTCAACCCAGGTTCGTCCAAAAATTAAGTTGTTAACTTTCGTGAGAGGAGGAACCAAATCAAAAACTGTGCCATCTCTTTTGAGAGTCACACGGGTCCTGCACACAATTTTAGAATTTATGTGTCAATACCAAGAGCTAACCTTAAAAATAAGTTGGTTTTATACTTTCGTAGATGTTAAACAGTGAAAAGATAACCCAAATGAGTTCAATTTTATCAGATGAGAGGCACCCTATGAGAAAATGATACTGAAGAAGATTAGGTGGGAGAACATAAAAAATCAAGTTTATGCATGACAGCCACACAAACTCTGACAGATCAGAGTGCATAAAAACAAATTCTTCCCTACCCATTACAGTGTTCTTTTTTGAAGGTTACAGAAAAGTCAATAGATGCTAAATGTACACAAAGTCAAGCGTTCAAAAATTTTGTTGAATTTTTCAACCTATTCTCCAGCAAAAATAAACAGAATTGCAAGAAGAGACCTTTGCATAATAAGTACAGAAATTATTCTAATTTCCAAGAACTCCAGAGATTAATGCTGCTTCTATTGGCTTATAGAATATGCTCATGATGTACAATTGTACACGATGATGAATTTGAAAAACTAAAGCaaaaaatagtaataaataaTGTCAAACAAGTTATGAAAGAGAGCATGTTTTACCTTCCAAGTGGATAGATATCTATTGAGTTTCCCAAAAATTTGGTTTTCACTTTAGAAGAAATGTCATAAATGAAATGTTCATTTTCAGCATGACCAGCACTCATTGGAGGATGATGACTAACCTGAAAGGGAAAAATGTTCGATAAATACCTTTAACACAGCAACCATTTAGAGAGATTATACGAAAACAATATCACAAATAAGAGCCCAAAGATCCACCTGTTCAGCTATAAAAGTAATGCCACCATGATTAGCCATTTCATAAGTCTCACCAAGTATGGGATTGAATGGTTTCCAGGTACGTTGATAGGCATAGTAGACAGATATAGCCCATGAAGCTGCAATTAGTTACTATTAGTCTACCTATATGGATTTAGAGCAAAAGGGAAAGAGAGGTTAGAAGAAACCTAACTGGTGTACACTAATCGCATGTAAGGATCTTCGCATTCATCAGCCAGATCTAGCAGGTACGAGTACTCCATCAACTGTCACAGACAATGAAATCGATAAATCCCACTGAGAGAACAGCAAATAACTTTACAGCAACAGAAGTGGGATATAAAAACACAAACCTCTGCCATTTTCTGCAGCATTGACATTGGCTCAAAAATAAGTACTGGAAGTGTCACCATTGATGTAACATCAGAACCTATATACTTTTGCATCATTTTCCAGTAACTGTCCCTGTCCTGTTAAACAAAAAGCAAAGTTGTAAATGCCCACATAAGCTAATAAAATGCCATCCTCATCATTTCAAGCCAATCGAAGCTTTTCACTAAATAAGCATCACATGCCAAGCAACATGCAAATATCTCATATATTCCAGCGAATTGGAAAATGTTAGCCCAAGCAAAATATATTCTTAACCATGTCAGGATCATCATTACTACAATACAACCCTGTTAAGCGCTAATGATAATAAGGCAACATAACACTTAATCCTTTAGTGATTTTGCATGCACTGCATTTTTCAAATTAAAGCACCATTTTCTCATTTTATCGAATTAATATGAATATCCCAAAATTAAGCGTTACCTCCTGTTTCCATCTTCCTCTCCTTGCTTCTTCTTCGGCATCTTCAGTCCCTCCTTCTGGATTAACAACTTCAAGCCCTTCATATCCCATTAAACTGTTCAAACAGGAAAACAACCGTGAATCCTATCGAGTTAGAAAACCTTTCTTAAAACATTCAAATAAGTTCATTTTTAGCTAAACCCTCTAATCATCTCTGAACAAAATCACAGATCTGATACAACAAATTCCTTttaaacaacatgaaataaataaCAACTTTAAAATTGAACAAAAAGTTATTACCACTTGGAGATCGAAGCAACCAAAtgaatttcaaattaaaaaaaatccaagaaaaataaatcaaataaaattaaaattaaaagacgGATCGTAATACCCGTTGACTGATTTAGTCATGGCGCTACCAAAATTAGATATACCGCTAGCGATGGACGCAAAGAAACCACCGCCTTGTTTGGGATCATTCGGCGCCATCTCTCtctactattttgcaaaaataaaaatagaaaatcacAGCTCGAAacagaagaggaagaagaagatagGTTTAAGGGAAGGAGGAATTTAATGTTTTATTGTAAGATCGGTTTATGAATTAATTAATGGGGAATATCTTCTctctatctttctttctttcttttttcctttagtttatattttttataatgatGGAAACAGCGAACTCTAGCGAAGCAAAGATGCTAGTTGGCGGTTCTTTGTTTTGAAGTCAATAATGGAGATGTTGGACCACGCGAGAGCGCGTGAAATTCCAACCGAGGCGGCTTTCGAAGAAGTAACAAAAAGGTTAAACTCTACAATTAGTCTCTCTACTTTGCAAAAGTTATGGATTTAGtctctatattttaatttaatcaatttaatccctgtactttttcaaattttggaattttagtcTTAACCCAAAATTagcaattaaatatattttttcaaatttaattaatAGTCTTGCACTATATGTATAGTTATTAAATTTAGTCCATATTCTCCAATTAAATCATTCTAAGTctcaataattttaaattttgaaattttagtattAATGTAAATAATAGTCGTTAATCTATTAACTGAATTTATAATGAGTAATATGTGGAAATATCAAGTTCTGACATGACATTAtacatatgataatatatttgtcATATCAAATTTTAAACAGACAACCATCTCTATAACAATCCCATTTCTTTGTCAAGATTTTTCTATTATAGAGAGGTAGTTTCTATACATCTGTAACAATATGCTTTCATAAATAGATAATTATTGTAAATCTTCCATAAAATTCATATCGTTGGGAATCAAATAAAAGACATATAACAAGTGTATACATTATtgttttttatgtatattttattttattttcattcacATGACTAATTATGAAACTCATACATTTAATAAGTCCAATTAATCCTTCGAGttgtcaaattaaattaattaatttatcattagttattaaattcaagtaatcAATTTATAAGTTTACGATTTTCCAAATTCATAGTACAATATTAAATTAGGTTTATTGAATCGATATCTTTAGTTCCCTCATTAAAGATTATTTCAtttgataaaatatgattaataaatttttatgtgaaatttaaacattttattgaaataatattttaattaaaatcacttttatttaataaattataattaatagtcTTGCTTATATGAAATaactatgattttacttaaaattttaaacaataaaaaaatctaatttattAAAGAATGTacttcataattaaaataaaaatattatggaggatcaaaataaaatataaaaaatagttcTACTAGAAACTTGATTGTTAGTAAAATGTTGTTATAACGGACGGCTGTTATAGATAGAATCGACTATAATAtatcttaatttaataaattaacaaATCTCAGATGGtgataattgaaattttaaaaattgaaaagtacaaggtattttggtaaactaataattaaaagaattaaaaagagaaataaaccaaattagctatcatcttcatcaTTCAATCGTTTCTACCAgtagcagccatggttaaggtttgttcaaactcccaagctcgattgtaagtgctccctaggcccgtttttaaaatcccggtaacttggttaagcttatcctagtaataatttaacctagggtttatatttggaaaaatactcaattaaagtatagagattaaacccataattttttataaaatacagGGACTAAAAGCAGAATTTAACCTAATAAAAAGGAGTGCAACCTGGGTTCCTTAGCCGGCAAGCCTACACGGGGTTTGTGGCTACTGCCGTCCGTTTCTACGTGGGTCTTTCCTTTGCCGCGTTAGAAATTTCCACAATATCGTCTCGTTATGCGTCTTtctattatatttaatttaaaatttttgttcttctatttcaatttcatataatTTGTTATTCTTAATGTTATTACCTGGCCTTTGTCCTCTATTTTCgtctgttatcaatatatattatttttaaaagaatcaTTCTGCCATTTAAATGCAAAATTATGGTAAGCAAAAAAATCACTGATTTGTTATTATAAAaagataaatcttaaaattatatttaaatttaatttaatgtacaattttatagataatttaaattttatgtaattttatacataaatttttatttgatataaTTCTTATAAATTATCAACACAGTTATTgatatagtattattttatgtttacatGTTAcatattgaaattttattttatctaatataaaaataaattaatatatttatttatttaaatatgtataattgaatcaaaattgtgTATACAATTGAGCCACAATCAAAGTtttgtatatataattatacTAAATTAAAGTTTATGTATCAAATTATATGTCAAATATGTCTAtgtataattttgaattttattcctataaaaaatgataaactacaaaaatagtctCATATATTTGTTTAAGTTTATGTTTTGATCACTAATGTTTCAATTGTTACAATTTGATCATAAATGTTACCGATTGATaatatagaaaagaaaagaaaaaaaggaaatatagaaaatgaaataagtaaaaagaaaaaaataaagatacAAGTCGCAGGCCCAcaataaaaaacttaaaaaattaaagaTGTGTATTTCACGTAAGCATTTAATGTTATCAACCAATTTTTAATGGTTATTAACGGACCAGTGATTAAATTACTATCAATCGATAACGTTAAGTGACTCAATTGACCAAAATGTAAACTAAAACAAAGATATAGaactatttttacaaatttaccctaAAATAATTACCTAATCtccattatttaattatttaatattttctaacatataaataatttgaaaaaaaagcaTAACGTTAATTATTGTAATAAGAGTAAATTATGCTAAATTAAATATCTAAATTTGCAAATTGAATATAATATACCAACGAAAATCATAGTTTGACTCTAAATTAATGTTATTTTACTCTAAtgtcaaatttatttatttattttagtaatttgatgtattaaattattaatcatatgttgtttttaattttaaactaaACAAAGAATATTCTATATAACttactttttaatttaaaaattaatagatTTGaagaattatttattattttactaatttagttataaacttaaaaaattataatttctcTCAAATATAACACTGGTTAAATGAAAAGGGCCTTGGTCTTCGACTTTTAGatgttaaaaagaaaaatttaaggGACAGATGTTAAATTATTTACCGCGATGAAAATGACACTTGTTTTTCTGGACTTTGGACCAGCCAAGGTtatcaaaaagagaaagaaagtcTAAGGCTAGTAGAATATCTTAATTACATCATCaactttgaattttttatatttcaatTGGAATAGTTCTAAAGGATTTCTTTTTTTCCGAAATGACATGGAATATTATTGACTTTGATAAAAAAATTCTACCTGCAAACGCCTTACCTAAAGTTCAAATTTCGGAATCTAAAAATATTACTaacttttaaagatttatatttgaataaatttatatattatcaatAAATTTGATAATGATATATTATTATTCCATCAACAACATTTAAAATTATAGAATTTTGTTTACGGTATAGATTTAAATTCATACTATTATTGGAAATGATCAACATCCATGTATAAATCACAAATTTGTGttcaaaaattatataaacttCTATCATTCAACTAAGggctttaattttgatatttaaagatgacattaaattaaatgaatttaattttaatatatatttgaatttatttaatttatttaacctTTCAATCCAGATTCAACAAAATATTACCCGAATatcaaaattcattattttttctaaatgaaattaaaatgaaagtAAATGTGTAGTAGATTCAAATATTTTAATCGTTAtccatataaataaaaatatataaaatctaaTATTGTCTACTTCAACTAGTAAATATTCAAAAGTTAGATATCTAAATTCTTCATGATAAATTCAATATATAAATCGATAAAAGTTTGTTGATTAAAAAATGTGGCAAGGAGGTTGGAAGTGGCTCATTTAGTGGGTTGAGAATCGTAACTGACTAAGTTGAGGGATGAGAGACTATGGGGAGCTTCAATGGAGCTTAGTTGAGAGATAGATAGAAGAAAAGAGTACCCCCGTTACGAGAGGTTTGGGGAATATTTAAGGAAGCACTTAATGTGTCATATGTCCTCTTTTGATTAGTAGGATTGCCATTCAAAGTGGGTGCCTTATTAGATAGACTACATAATTCGATATGATGGGGTTATACAGTATGGTGAGTAACAACAGTCAAATGGGGGGGGGGAGGGTTGTAGGGCATGGAGGTTAGTGAAGCCTTACCAAGGCATCCTTGTTGGTGGAGGTGGAGTGGGGTATGTATAACTATTGCCTTCAGTTGAAAGAAATGCTATAAAGTGACATTGTCTAAGAAGGAAAAGTATCGATGAGGCATTTGTGTCGTAAGCGAGGTCTATTTGATTTAGGAAATGCCTTCATATCTcttattcacaaaaaaaaaaaaaattggtggaAATTTTCTTGAGTTTTATAGTTTGATTGTGTTGACCTGAATCAATTGTTAAATGCAATAAACAGAGTACGAGCAGAAGTAACAATGGAAGTGGGTACTTTTGATCAAATTGCAATAAACAATCAAAAAAGATAGAAACTTAAAATTATTTCTACAGTTCTATTTTTCTACATCTGTGAAACCTAGCTCAATGAGATGAATTCACTATCTTTGAACTTAATACAACTAATGATCATAGTTCTAATACATCATAGCAAGAAGGTATCTTCACTTTGTATTTCAAAGACTAACCTCTCACCATAAATCCTCCCTTGAGAACATAGTTTATAAAACCAATAACAAAAGGTTTTACAATCCCAAATGCACCGTTACAATAACGTTCTCCAATGACCTGATAAAAGCTCTCAAATACCTAATGCATAAACATATGCAAACCTCTTAAGTATATAGAAGTTTTTGAAACTTTTTAACATATTAAAAATCAATTTCAATCCTATTTAAATAACAATAGTAAGGTAGACTATTGGAAGATAAATCTTCAAGGTTTGTCTCGACCCAACATTCTTGATCCAAAAGATTTGGTATAACCGGTCTGATTTGATCCTTAAGATATGTTACTCCAATAAATTTATCTTCATTAATAGATTTGATTAATTCCACAATATTAACACAATCCAAATATTTGTTTA from Gossypium arboreum isolate Shixiya-1 chromosome 9, ASM2569848v2, whole genome shotgun sequence includes the following:
- the LOC108457082 gene encoding oxysterol-binding protein-related protein 3A, with the translated sequence MAPNDPKQGGGFFASIASGISNFGSAMTKSVNGLMGYEGLEVVNPEGGTEDAEEEARRGRWKQEDRDSYWKMMQKYIGSDVTSMVTLPVLIFEPMSMLQKMAELMEYSYLLDLADECEDPYMRLVYTTSWAISVYYAYQRTWKPFNPILGETYEMANHGGITFIAEQVSHHPPMSAGHAENEHFIYDISSKVKTKFLGNSIDIYPLGRTRVTLKRDGTVFDLVPPLTKVNNLIFGRTWVDSSGEMIMTNLTTGDKAVLYFQPCGWFGAGRYEIDGYVYNSAEEPKILMTGKWNESMSYQPCDSEGEPLPGTELKEAWKLADAPKNDKFQYTHFAHKINSFDTAPKKLLASDSRLRPDRYALEQGDLSKAGFEKSSLEEIQRAEKKNREEKGHKFTPKWFDFANEVAATPWGDLEVYQYNGKYTEHRAAIDGSSSSEEIDIKSTEFNPWQYEDLAAN